One segment of Thermosynechococcus sp. HN-54 DNA contains the following:
- a CDS encoding aminopeptidase P N-terminal domain-containing protein: protein MKAEYQRRRQQFLEKLGSGVAVFCSAPRAVMHNDVDYNFRQESNFYYLTGFNEPEAVAVFAPNHSEHRYVLFVQPKDLSQEIWTGTRLGVEAAKEELGADVVYPIGELEQHLPRYLETGDPLYYHFGHNEHFNQLIVKHYQRLLATLPKRGTGPRAIADPSILLAPMRQIKSAAELELMRQAIAITVEAHQRAREIAAPGRWEYEIQAEIEHVFRQQGADGPAYPSIVASGPNACVLHYTANQRQMVAGDLLLIDAGCAYRYYNADITRTFPVSGQFTGEQKAIYEIVLAAQKAAIEQVQPGNTYNQIHDAAVRIIVEGLVDLGLLRGAIDDLINEGKDNNTQKYRTFFMHGTGHWLGLDVHDVGLYKHNKETWVTLQPGQVLTVEPGIYIHPEATPAEGQPEIGDRWRGIGVRIEDDVLVTADGYEVLTAAVSK, encoded by the coding sequence ATGAAGGCAGAGTATCAGCGGCGGCGGCAGCAATTTTTAGAGAAGTTAGGCAGCGGTGTCGCTGTGTTCTGTAGTGCCCCGCGTGCGGTCATGCACAATGACGTGGACTATAACTTTCGCCAAGAGAGTAACTTTTACTATCTCACAGGCTTTAACGAACCCGAGGCAGTTGCCGTTTTTGCACCGAACCACAGTGAACATCGGTATGTGCTTTTTGTCCAGCCCAAAGATCTCAGCCAAGAAATCTGGACAGGGACACGCCTTGGGGTGGAAGCCGCCAAAGAAGAGTTGGGTGCCGATGTTGTATATCCCATTGGGGAGCTAGAGCAGCACCTGCCTCGTTATTTGGAAACGGGAGACCCCCTGTACTACCACTTTGGCCACAACGAGCACTTTAATCAGCTGATTGTTAAACATTACCAACGGCTTTTAGCAACCTTGCCAAAGCGGGGAACCGGACCGCGGGCGATCGCTGATCCAAGCATTCTTTTGGCACCGATGCGGCAAATTAAATCAGCAGCAGAACTAGAGTTGATGCGGCAGGCGATCGCCATCACTGTTGAAGCCCATCAGCGGGCGCGGGAAATTGCTGCCCCTGGGCGCTGGGAATATGAGATTCAAGCCGAGATAGAGCATGTGTTTCGCCAGCAGGGTGCAGATGGTCCTGCCTACCCTTCCATTGTCGCTTCAGGACCAAATGCCTGTGTCCTTCATTACACAGCAAACCAACGGCAAATGGTGGCGGGTGACTTGCTCCTGATTGATGCTGGCTGTGCCTATCGTTATTACAACGCCGATATTACCCGCACTTTCCCCGTCAGTGGCCAGTTCACAGGAGAACAAAAGGCGATCTATGAAATTGTTCTAGCTGCCCAAAAAGCGGCCATTGAGCAGGTGCAACCGGGGAATACCTACAACCAAATCCACGATGCAGCGGTACGGATAATCGTTGAGGGCCTAGTTGACCTTGGCCTGCTGCGGGGAGCGATTGACGATCTCATCAACGAAGGCAAAGACAACAATACCCAGAAATATCGCACCTTCTTTATGCATGGCACCGGTCACTGGCTAGGTCTCGATGTCCATGATGTCGGTCTCTACAAGCACAACAAGGAAACATGGGTCACCCTGCAACCGGGTCAAGTACTGACAGTGGAGCCAGGAATCTATATTCATCCCGAGGCAACTCCTGCCGAGGGTCAACCTGAGATTGGCGATCGCTGGCGCGGCATTGGTGTGCGCATTGAAGACGATGTCCTCGTCACAGCTGACGGCTACGAAGTACTGACAGCGGCTGTGTCCAAATAA
- a CDS encoding N-acetylmannosamine-6-phosphate 2-epimerase: MNLATQIRGGLIVSCQAPADSPLAVPEIIAAMAKAAVLRGAVAVRINTPAHIQAVRQAVNVPIIGLWKQVLPQYPVYITPRFTDAVAVATAGADVIALDATARSRPEPLQDLIERIHDELGKPVMADIDSLESAEAAVAAGADWVGTTLFGYTETTVHTPPPSWSLLSQLVEHLNVPVLCEGGIASPTMAANALRLGAWAVVVGTDITGIDLKVQQYVQALETNTDPF; encoded by the coding sequence ATGAACCTAGCAACGCAAATTCGCGGCGGTCTGATTGTCTCCTGCCAAGCTCCTGCCGATTCTCCCTTAGCTGTCCCAGAGATCATTGCAGCCATGGCAAAAGCTGCTGTTTTACGGGGGGCAGTGGCTGTTCGCATCAATACCCCAGCCCATATTCAGGCGGTGCGCCAAGCGGTAAATGTGCCTATTATTGGCCTCTGGAAGCAGGTTTTGCCCCAGTACCCCGTCTATATTACGCCTCGCTTTACCGATGCAGTGGCCGTTGCCACAGCAGGTGCTGATGTGATTGCTCTGGATGCCACAGCGCGATCGCGCCCTGAACCCCTACAGGACTTGATTGAGCGAATTCATGATGAACTGGGCAAGCCCGTCATGGCCGATATTGACTCCCTTGAAAGTGCTGAAGCGGCGGTTGCTGCGGGTGCCGATTGGGTGGGCACCACTCTCTTTGGCTATACCGAAACCACGGTGCATACCCCACCCCCCAGTTGGTCGCTCCTGAGTCAGCTTGTGGAACACCTCAACGTGCCCGTTCTCTGTGAAGGGGGGATTGCCAGTCCAACCATGGCCGCAAACGCCTTGCGCCTAGGAGCGTGGGCAGTCGTTGTCGGTACCGACATCACCGGTATTGATCTCAAAGTGCAGCAGTATGTTCAGGCGCTAGAAACCAACACAGACCCTTTCTAA
- a CDS encoding AI-2E family transporter, with product MRWSGPPQRWQRYLAYLIAGPLIVLNLWVAEQVYLYFEYPINILVIAAILAFLLNQVVIRLCARGLRRRNAIALVLLITLLVVSVLMLLLLPLAIQQAEELLNQLPELADTGNQNLRHLDQLLHRYRFPVGVNDLMEELTIQLKGIATMLPGVAITTLTKFVDVLLVLILTVYMLFYGSEIWRGLMKLVPKPWRQVVDSSLRLNIRSFFSAQLFLGLFMFLALIPFMVAFKVNFGFLFALIIGVAQLIPVVGATLGIGLVTLLILFQDAWLALNIFVIAVVLQQIKDNVLTPKLLGDLMGLNPLWQFIALLIGGRVAGFLGILLAIPLAATLKTVLESEPVEDT from the coding sequence ATGAGATGGTCTGGCCCGCCGCAGAGGTGGCAACGGTATCTTGCCTATTTAATAGCGGGGCCTCTGATTGTCCTCAACCTCTGGGTGGCGGAGCAAGTTTATCTCTACTTTGAATACCCGATTAATATCTTGGTCATTGCCGCCATTTTGGCCTTTTTGCTCAATCAGGTGGTAATTCGCCTCTGTGCTCGTGGTTTGCGGCGGCGGAATGCGATCGCCCTTGTGTTACTGATTACCCTTTTGGTGGTCAGTGTCTTGATGCTGTTGCTGCTCCCCCTTGCCATTCAACAGGCGGAAGAACTCCTGAATCAACTGCCAGAGTTGGCGGATACGGGCAATCAGAATTTACGCCATCTAGATCAACTGCTGCACCGCTACCGCTTTCCTGTGGGGGTGAATGATTTGATGGAAGAGCTGACGATCCAGCTCAAAGGGATTGCCACCATGTTACCCGGGGTTGCTATTACAACGCTGACTAAATTTGTTGATGTGCTACTGGTGCTGATCTTGACGGTGTATATGCTCTTTTATGGCAGTGAGATTTGGCGTGGACTCATGAAGTTGGTGCCCAAGCCTTGGCGACAGGTGGTGGATTCCTCCTTGCGTCTCAATATTCGCAGTTTTTTCTCAGCGCAACTTTTTCTGGGGCTGTTTATGTTTCTTGCCCTCATTCCCTTTATGGTCGCTTTCAAGGTCAATTTTGGTTTTCTTTTTGCCCTGATTATTGGTGTTGCCCAGCTTATCCCTGTCGTGGGGGCCACCTTGGGCATTGGTTTAGTGACACTGCTCATCCTCTTTCAGGATGCGTGGCTGGCTTTGAATATTTTCGTAATTGCTGTGGTCTTGCAGCAAATTAAGGACAATGTGCTCACCCCGAAGTTACTGGGGGACTTGATGGGACTCAATCCCCTCTGGCAGTTTATTGCTCTACTTATTGGCGGACGGGTGGCGGGTTTCTTGGGCATCTTGTTGGCGATTCCCCTAGCTGCAACGCTGAAAACCGTCCTAGAGTCTGAGCCTGTCGAAGACACCTAA
- a CDS encoding peroxiredoxin has translation MSLKLGDVVPNFTQASSMGEINFYEWAGDSWVVLFSHPADYTPVCTTELGEVARLRSEFEKRNVKTLALSVDSVESHLGWIKDIEEVNNVKVDYPILADEDRKVSNLYDMIHPNSLNNLTVRTVFIIDPQKRLRLTLTYPASTGRNFAEILRVIDSLQLTDNYSVATPVNWQEGQECVIVPSLSDEEAKQKFPKGFNAVKPYLRLTPQPNK, from the coding sequence ATGAGCCTAAAACTTGGGGATGTCGTACCCAACTTTACCCAAGCCTCCTCCATGGGAGAAATCAACTTCTACGAGTGGGCAGGGGATAGCTGGGTTGTCTTGTTCTCCCACCCAGCGGATTACACTCCCGTTTGTACGACAGAACTGGGCGAAGTGGCGCGGTTACGCTCAGAATTTGAGAAGCGTAATGTCAAAACCTTGGCCTTGAGTGTGGATAGTGTGGAGTCTCACCTCGGCTGGATTAAAGATATTGAAGAAGTCAACAATGTCAAGGTGGATTATCCGATTTTGGCAGACGAGGATAGAAAAGTCTCCAACCTCTACGACATGATCCACCCCAACTCCCTCAACAACCTGACGGTGCGCACGGTCTTTATCATTGACCCCCAAAAACGCCTGCGCCTGACCTTGACCTATCCCGCGAGCACGGGGCGTAACTTTGCGGAGATTCTGCGGGTGATTGATTCGCTGCAACTGACGGACAACTATAGCGTGGCCACCCCCGTCAACTGGCAAGAGGGTCAAGAGTGTGTGATTGTACCTTCCCTCAGCGATGAAGAAGCAAAGCAGAAGTTTCCCAAGGGCTTCAATGCCGTTAAGCCCTATCTGCGCTTGACACCTCAACCCAACAAATAG
- a CDS encoding DUF3153 domain-containing protein, producing the protein MQRWILWLLIPLVVCLSGCVQADMVIQHQGQTGGSLTYTLTLPQPDLPFTEQVIQQARRLGGAVKERDKTHLQVTIPFDTSQQLATVLNRIGGVPYLPQVTAEADIFDQNLLLFVRERFRYDIDLRPLGIESRDQAVLVAPQSLLKFQLALETPWGARPIECPATTADTVVNPHVQQEGDRLTWTLMPGYLNHLEAAYWYPSPLGWGTLAIVGLLVLGSWLRTCLPRSHST; encoded by the coding sequence ATGCAGCGCTGGATACTTTGGCTCTTGATACCCCTTGTGGTCTGTTTGAGTGGATGCGTCCAAGCAGATATGGTCATCCAGCATCAGGGACAAACTGGGGGGAGCCTAACTTACACGCTGACGCTGCCCCAACCCGATCTACCTTTTACAGAACAGGTGATTCAGCAGGCGCGCCGCTTGGGGGGAGCGGTCAAGGAACGGGATAAAACCCATCTTCAGGTGACGATTCCCTTTGACACCAGCCAGCAATTGGCCACCGTCCTCAACCGCATTGGTGGTGTGCCCTATCTTCCCCAAGTCACTGCTGAGGCAGATATTTTTGACCAGAACTTGTTGCTCTTTGTGCGGGAGCGCTTTCGCTATGACATTGACCTGCGCCCCTTGGGCATTGAGTCCCGTGATCAAGCTGTTCTCGTGGCACCGCAGTCGCTCCTGAAGTTTCAACTTGCCCTAGAAACCCCTTGGGGGGCACGCCCGATTGAGTGTCCAGCCACTACTGCTGATACCGTGGTCAATCCTCATGTTCAGCAGGAGGGCGATCGCCTGACTTGGACGTTGATGCCAGGCTATCTCAATCACCTCGAAGCCGCCTACTGGTATCCGAGTCCCTTGGGGTGGGGTACATTGGCCATTGTTGGCTTGCTGGTGTTGGGCAGCTGGTTGCGCACTTGCCTGCCTAGGAGTCATTCAACCTAG
- a CDS encoding TIGR03960 family B12-binding radical SAM protein produces MPVPITELLTPDILKPARYLGNERGAVHKPWQDATVRWVLSYPEIYEVGASNLGHLILYNILNAVPDQLCDRAYLPGADLAAKLRATHTPLFAVESRRALREFDLIGFSLSYELGATNILEMLDLAGLPLTWRERQQAPLEKIPLIFAGGQTATSNPEPYADFFDFFALGDGEELLPEIGLVVAEGKRAGLSRQALLLDLAQVPGVYVPQFYDRQGNGAVTPNRPDVPERILRRVATPMPHYAIGLVPYVETVHDRLTVEIRRGCTRGCRFCQPGMLTRPARDVAPEEVIAAIETGMRATGYNEFSLLSLSCSDYLALPAVGVEIKNRLQNENISLSLPSQRVDRFDENIAHIVGGTRQGGLTFAPEAGTQRLRDIINKGLTNEQLLRGVKTAYEQGWDKVKLYFMIGLPGETDADVLGIAETIRWLKRECWIKGRKPLSFNLTVSNFTPKPHTPFQWHAVSTSEFLRKQELLKAECRTIKGLKANFTDVRISAMEDFVGRGDRQLGPVIRRAWELGAREDSWWESLDRAYAAWTQAIQEAGLDWKYRQLEAGEWNVFSGGSHNLDAPLPWDHIDTGISKTWLKEDLHRALEAVVVPDCSFEGCSHCGVCGIDFGHNVVVPPPPIPPIQGQPQAPQERVQRLRLTFGKTGEMTLISHLDLLRLFERAVRRAHLPIAFTGGFHPSPRISTASALPLGVTSYGEIVDLEFYREVDAQTVLEQLRQQLPADVPLYTCEVVPLSEPAASQALRAATYELLIRTPKPVDRETWERWLADLRATLEILYELTTKSGKTQVVNLRDRLLEIHLNEHQDHWPMVSLIYTGVCRNDGTLLRPEHCLYLLEKVSGHSLELGAIARQKLHLETP; encoded by the coding sequence ATGCCTGTTCCGATTACTGAGTTGCTCACCCCAGACATCCTCAAACCTGCTCGCTATTTGGGCAATGAGCGAGGTGCAGTTCATAAGCCGTGGCAGGACGCAACGGTGCGCTGGGTGCTCAGCTATCCGGAAATCTATGAGGTGGGCGCCTCGAACTTGGGGCACCTTATTCTCTACAACATTCTCAATGCCGTCCCCGATCAACTCTGCGATCGCGCCTATCTACCGGGGGCTGATTTGGCTGCTAAATTGCGAGCCACCCACACGCCTCTATTTGCCGTGGAATCCCGCCGTGCCCTGCGGGAATTTGACCTCATTGGCTTTAGCCTCAGCTATGAGTTGGGTGCCACCAACATTCTGGAAATGCTCGACTTGGCCGGCTTACCCCTGACTTGGCGAGAGCGACAACAGGCACCCCTAGAAAAGATTCCCCTCATCTTTGCCGGCGGACAGACAGCGACATCAAACCCGGAACCCTATGCTGACTTCTTTGACTTTTTTGCCCTTGGGGATGGGGAAGAACTGTTGCCGGAGATTGGCCTCGTGGTGGCGGAAGGCAAACGAGCCGGGTTGAGTCGGCAGGCGTTGCTACTGGATTTGGCACAGGTGCCGGGGGTCTATGTGCCGCAGTTTTACGATCGCCAGGGGAATGGCGCTGTCACGCCCAATCGCCCCGATGTACCCGAGCGCATTTTACGGCGGGTGGCCACTCCCATGCCCCACTATGCCATTGGCTTGGTGCCCTACGTAGAAACCGTCCACGATCGCCTGACGGTGGAAATTCGCCGAGGCTGTACGCGGGGCTGCCGTTTTTGCCAACCAGGGATGTTGACCCGCCCTGCTCGCGATGTCGCCCCTGAGGAGGTGATTGCCGCCATTGAAACGGGGATGCGCGCCACGGGCTACAACGAGTTTTCGCTGCTGTCGTTGAGTTGCTCCGACTATTTGGCTTTGCCCGCCGTGGGCGTGGAAATTAAAAACCGCCTGCAAAACGAAAACATTTCCCTGTCGCTCCCCAGTCAACGGGTGGATCGCTTTGATGAAAACATTGCCCACATTGTCGGTGGCACGCGCCAAGGGGGACTCACCTTTGCCCCGGAAGCGGGAACGCAGCGGCTGCGGGATATTATTAACAAGGGTCTGACCAATGAGCAATTACTGCGGGGGGTCAAAACCGCCTACGAACAGGGCTGGGATAAGGTCAAGCTCTACTTTATGATTGGTCTACCGGGGGAAACCGATGCCGATGTTTTGGGCATTGCTGAAACCATCCGTTGGCTAAAGCGGGAATGCTGGATCAAGGGACGCAAACCCCTGAGCTTTAACCTGACCGTTTCTAACTTTACCCCCAAGCCCCATACCCCTTTCCAGTGGCACGCGGTCTCCACCAGTGAGTTTCTGCGCAAACAGGAGCTACTGAAGGCGGAATGTCGCACGATTAAGGGGCTAAAGGCCAACTTTACCGATGTGCGCATCTCCGCCATGGAAGACTTTGTCGGTCGGGGCGATCGCCAACTGGGGCCAGTGATCCGCCGCGCTTGGGAATTGGGGGCACGGGAAGATTCTTGGTGGGAAAGCCTCGATCGCGCCTATGCCGCTTGGACGCAAGCCATTCAAGAAGCCGGTCTCGACTGGAAATACCGCCAACTGGAAGCGGGCGAGTGGAATGTCTTTAGCGGTGGCAGCCACAACCTCGATGCTCCCCTGCCTTGGGATCACATTGATACCGGCATTAGTAAAACTTGGCTGAAGGAAGACTTGCACCGTGCCCTAGAAGCAGTTGTTGTTCCCGATTGTTCCTTTGAGGGCTGCTCCCACTGTGGCGTCTGTGGCATTGACTTTGGCCATAACGTGGTGGTGCCGCCCCCACCGATTCCGCCCATTCAGGGTCAGCCCCAAGCCCCCCAAGAACGGGTGCAACGTCTGCGCCTCACCTTTGGGAAAACTGGGGAAATGACGCTCATCAGCCATTTAGACCTGCTGCGCCTCTTTGAGCGGGCAGTACGCCGTGCCCACTTACCCATTGCTTTTACGGGGGGATTTCATCCTTCACCGCGCATCTCCACCGCCAGTGCCTTGCCCCTCGGCGTGACAAGCTATGGGGAAATTGTGGATCTAGAATTTTACCGCGAGGTGGATGCGCAAACGGTGCTGGAGCAATTGCGGCAACAACTACCGGCGGATGTGCCCCTTTACACCTGTGAAGTGGTGCCCCTAAGTGAACCAGCGGCTAGTCAAGCCCTGCGGGCGGCCACCTATGAGCTGCTGATCCGTACGCCTAAGCCAGTGGATAGAGAGACTTGGGAACGTTGGTTAGCGGACTTGCGAGCCACACTTGAAATTCTCTATGAGCTAACCACCAAGTCAGGGAAAACCCAAGTGGTGAATTTGCGCGATCGCCTGCTCGAAATTCATCTCAATGAGCACCAAGACCACTGGCCAATGGTGAGCTTGATCTACACGGGGGTCTGTCGCAACGATGGCACGTTGCTGCGGCCAGAACATTGTCTTTACTTACTAGAGAAGGTCAGTGGTCACTCCTTAGAACTGGGGGCGATCGCCCGTCAGAAATTGCACCTCGAAACACCATGA
- a CDS encoding EcsC family protein, translating to MLPAIQDGREWGYQFLCDSRWGGDRDRMANHAIYEATLWSVGSGVTTGAMGWFGLPLDVGYFYYAQIKLAAALFTIYGLDPEDQSVLMMLIAAAFGVTAAELANYFGTQFCQQVFNTFARRSAQKNLAKLLSTVLQQLPRPLFRQIVGRVSSKSLALPARAVPLVSGVISGATNAVMMNICGHGVCTVIKTFRSPAVS from the coding sequence ATGCTTCCTGCTATTCAAGATGGTCGAGAATGGGGATACCAATTTCTCTGTGATTCTCGCTGGGGTGGCGATCGCGATCGCATGGCCAATCATGCCATTTATGAAGCCACTCTTTGGTCAGTTGGCTCTGGTGTGACCACTGGCGCGATGGGTTGGTTTGGCCTGCCCTTAGATGTTGGCTATTTTTATTACGCTCAAATTAAGCTAGCCGCAGCCCTATTCACAATCTACGGTTTGGACCCAGAAGATCAGTCTGTTCTGATGATGCTAATTGCCGCTGCTTTTGGGGTTACTGCCGCTGAACTGGCCAATTACTTTGGCACCCAATTTTGTCAGCAAGTTTTCAACACCTTTGCTAGGCGTTCAGCACAAAAAAACCTAGCTAAATTGCTTTCAACTGTGCTGCAACAGCTACCGCGTCCTCTCTTCCGACAGATTGTTGGCAGGGTTTCAAGCAAAAGTCTGGCTCTCCCTGCGCGGGCCGTTCCCCTTGTGAGTGGCGTGATTAGCGGGGCTACGAATGCCGTAATGATGAACATTTGCGGTCATGGGGTGTGTACAGTGATCAAAACGTTTCGATCTCCCGCCGTCAGTTAG